TGCTCGCCGTGTTGACGACGACGCGCACGAGCCGTTGCTTCGTAGCGAAATCGTAGAGCGCTACCGGATGTTGTTTCGAAACGGGAAAGCCGTTTTGCAGATGGTCAAAGTAGCCGAGCGCCGTGACCTCGATGTCGACGTTAGGACGGAACCGAAACCCATCGGTCCCCTCCGCGGCAGGGTCCGCTATCGCCGGAGGAGCAAACGAAAACATCGGCGTGTCCGCCATGGCGAACGTGGACGCCGCAGACCAGGCCAATAGAATGCCAAAAATGGATCGTCGCATGGTGCTCGAAACGCTCAACCGGTGGACGCGGCCCCGGCGTGATTATAGCCACCGGCTACGGAGTTTGCGCCATTTGTGGACGACTTTCCAAGTCGCTTCGAATGCCGTCGAAGTAAAGTCCGGCAACACCAGCCCGCACCGCCAGCGAGGGGGAGCGGAAGTTGCTAGCCGAAACGGCAGTCTGGCGAAGTGAGTCGCCTGTCTCCAATTTCGACCGAGCGATCAATCCGCGAGCCCCTGCATTGCCAGCACCGCTTCCCGAGCCGCCGCATTCAGATTTCTGGTATCAGCTTGCAGCACGAGCCCGTCGTCCCAACGAGTCAATACGCGCCGCCTTTCGTCGGGCGACGTGTCACCAAGGTCATGCAGTTCGATCGTCAGCCGCGGGTGAATCGCATCGTGATTGGTCAGAAGCCACGCTTCGCCGTGCAACGCGATACGTGCGGCAAGCATCGCGCGATCTTCCGACGAGCCGCCGATGATTTTCGCCTCCTGTGGAGCGACCTGCACGTGGCGCCAAATCTCCTCGATCGTGCAGCCGAGCGTCGGATGCAGCATCGAACCGGCGATTTCCGCCGCGGGTTCCAGCACGAAGCGGCGGAGCGCGAAGAGAGGGTGCGGCACGGTTAGCACGTCGTCATCGACGACTTGCTCCTCATAGAGCAGCAGATCGAGATCCAATGTCCGCGCCCCCCAATGTTCCGTACGCCGACGCCCAAAGTCAGTTTCCGTGTCGGCGAGCCGCTTCCACAGATCGTGAGGCGACAACGACGTTTCGATCAGGGAAGCGCCGTTGAGAAATGCCGTTTGAGCGCTCGGCCCTCCGATCGGCGCAGTTTCGCGCCAACTTGACCGCGAGATTTCACGGATCTCCGACTGACTCGCGAGCGATTCGAGGGCCGCCGCAAGCGTCGCGGCGCGATCGCCTTGATTGGCTCCCAGTGCTAACAGCGCGCGAGGCATGTTCGTGACAATTCACGGACCCGGAAAACGAAACGGGGCGTCGACGTTCCATCTCAATGGATCGCGTCGACGCCCCGCGACGTCTAGCAAGCCCTGACGGACGGGCCGAAATGCTGTTGGCGGGGACTTCCAGGCCACGAACCAGTCGCCGACAGTCGATCCTTACTGTCGCCGCCCCCCACAGCAAATCAACACGATGTCAAGGCGACATCATCTTCATTCAAATCCTGCCGGCGCGCAATCTCAGCGCGAAGTTTCCGCGCCGGGCGTTGCGAGTCGCACTCAAACGGGCCGAGGTTGCCCGCGCGCCGCGAAGCCGACAAGACGATGTCGACTTTCACTGGCTTCCACACGACATGTGGCAGCGGACATTGTGCGAATTGGCTTGCGATTGTCAAGCAACCCGGCGACGACTTTTTTTTCTCGCGCGGAATGGCGCCAGCAAAGCGTTGCTAGCATTGCATCTTGATCGGCGACGCCGTTCGCGCTTACCATAACCTTGATCTGGGTCTGATCCGCAGCACTGAGTTCTTGTCGCATGCCCGAGCCATTGCCTACGCCGTCCGCGTCCGAGGAAGAAACCGACGTCGCGCGGCGCTTGGCCGAGATGCTCGCCGGCGACGAACATCTCGATCGGATCGCGCTCTGCGAATCGCTGTTGGGCGTCGCGTCGTGCCGGCAGTTGGGAATCTATAGAATCCCGGCGGGCTTTCGCCTATCCGTCGTGATTCCCGTCTACAACGAGATTGCGACGCTGGCGAAAATCGTCGAGCGCGTGCGGCAATGCGGATTGCCGACGCAAATCGTACTGGTCGACGACGGCAGCACCGACGGCAGTCGCGAGCTGCTGGAGCAATGGCGCTCCGAGCCGGGTTTCACGATCGTCTTGCAACCGCGCAACCAAGGCAAGGGCGCGGCGCTCCGCGCAGGCTTCGCGGCTTCCACCGGCGATATCGTAGCAGTGCAGGACGCGGACTTGGAGTACGACCCCAGCGAATTGCCGCGGCTGGCGCAGCCGATCATCGAGGGCCAGGCGGACGTGGTGTTCGGCAGTCGCTTTCGCGGCGACAACCAGCGCGTACTGTACTTCTGGCACTACGTCGGCAATCGCGTGTTGACGCTGCTCTCCAACGCGTTCACGAATCTGAATCTGTCGGACA
This sequence is a window from Planctomycetia bacterium. Protein-coding genes within it:
- a CDS encoding glycosyltransferase family 2 protein — translated: MPEPLPTPSASEEETDVARRLAEMLAGDEHLDRIALCESLLGVASCRQLGIYRIPAGFRLSVVIPVYNEIATLAKIVERVRQCGLPTQIVLVDDGSTDGSRELLEQWRSEPGFTIVLQPRNQGKGAALRAGFAASTGDIVAVQDADLEYDPSELPRLAQPIIEGQADVVFGSRFRGDNQRVLYFWHYVGNRVLTLLSNAFTNLNLSDMETCYKLFRRDVIQRIAPRLRENRFGFEPEITAKVAALPEIRVHERPISYAGRTYAEGKKITWRDGFRALWCIVKYRRG
- the folK gene encoding 2-amino-4-hydroxy-6-hydroxymethyldihydropteridine diphosphokinase codes for the protein MPRALLALGANQGDRAATLAAALESLASQSEIREISRSSWRETAPIGGPSAQTAFLNGASLIETSLSPHDLWKRLADTETDFGRRRTEHWGARTLDLDLLLYEEQVVDDDVLTVPHPLFALRRFVLEPAAEIAGSMLHPTLGCTIEEIWRHVQVAPQEAKIIGGSSEDRAMLAARIALHGEAWLLTNHDAIHPRLTIELHDLGDTSPDERRRVLTRWDDGLVLQADTRNLNAAAREAVLAMQGLAD